The following DNA comes from Lepeophtheirus salmonis chromosome 11, UVic_Lsal_1.4, whole genome shotgun sequence.
aaataaaggaaattgACTAGTCCTCTTTTGTTGAAaggtatatttttactaattattttcatGATCATTATAAAAGCACAACAGAGTAGTATTTGGTTCAAATATAGTTCAAATCTTTACCCGttgtagtattttaaataaattaaataataaactaacaATATAGCAATTTGAATGTAAGAAGTGCATTCCGtactcaattaattatcattccacatgatggattattcatatttgaaaatacttatagattgacaaacaagcataatatcaGGCACATTATTCACAGTTTTAAATATACAACTCTGTAGATTCGAGCCCCTTAAGTAACTACGTAGTGCAGACTGTTTCGTActctttgaaaaaagaaaaaaaaataacgtttatgtagtcttctttcttttccaaaacCAGATTGCTACAACTTTTCTGTGCTTTACCGTTTTCCTCACTTACGTCTCTCATTTCCTCGTTCTCTCTACGACTCTACATTTCAGTGCATCCTTGAATCTTTTTTAGAGGTTTGCCTTCCTACAGCCCTCAGCATCTATTTCTCACAGATTATGAATTACAAAGAAGTGGAATTCTCTGTTCTTGCCTGATATTATACTtgtgaatgataattaatagatAACGGAGAAGTGAGTATCACCTCTTCCCTTCAAATCTctgttgtgtttatttattccttaaataACTAACACGTTAAATATTCGAGCTAAATTCGAATAATATCTTgctgtgttgtgtttatataaagaTCATCAATGAATAAGgataataaggaaatattttcgGTCAAAAGTCCACTGACCATTAAAATTACGACTGGAAAAGAAGACGCAGCCCTgattctctttttatttttatttatttactcaatcATTCTGGCGTGTCTAGTTAATAAGAAGTCCTTCATAAAAGTccatggttaaaaaaaaatcatttagtttcgtatctttcatttaattaattttctttttatcagtTATGGGAAAATTAGCAtactttattacatttttatataggtatatgctgatcaattaatcaatatttatcccgttcatatctaaatacaaaaaagaaaagaaaaaagactaTTTCTTTCTTAGTAACGTGTGATGAATAAATCATAATACGAATACAAAATTCTGAGaaatttttgttcctttattaactaaaatatattgatgtatgtAACGTATATTTGTACAATGAAAGATTCTGACGTCCtgattggaaaaaattaaacaactaACAAATTCTCTAAGtgctcttctttttctttcttttagcCTCTTTTTGCAACTTTTTGCGAAGTGTCTTTTTCTTCTCCAGTTCCTTCTTATTCCGCTCCTCGTCCACCTTGTCCTTCAACTCCCAAAACCATTGAAAGTCATAAGGAAATGGAGACTTCACCTTATACCCATAGTCCACATACAACTGCTCTCCTTTCTTTATGGGCTTAAAGTAGAGCCCAATGCTGGAAATGAGTCCCCAACGTGGGGATTCAAAGTCTACAAAGGATGCATGACTATCATAAAATacatgatttaatttttgtcccAGAGTAGGGAGAAACATTCCTGGAAGGTCCTTTTCCGGGGGGATGTTTAGCGTAGCATCCACAAATTGCATTCCTAGTGCATATTTAGAACAGTGTCGACGGTATTCATCACTCTTGGATGTGTTCATTGAGCAAGATGCCTTGTAGGCTTCAGTATCTGGAGGATAATAGATGTGATAGCTGTAAAGACATGCAATGTCCCCCACTTCCATGTCAACCTTGACGTGAACTCCTTCTCCGTACTCCCCTGCGTCGCTGAGATACACACGCTTTTGGTCATAGGGGTCCAGAATGTGGGGGCCTGCTCCTATACTATCATTGGTAGGAGGATCGTAGTAAAAGGGGCGTTTCTCTAACTCGGACATTTTGAATTCCAGTCTCGGAATAGGACTCCTTTCCAGGTCGAAAGATACATTATCCACGTCACACAAATAAGCCTCCCGCATGATCTTGttctcaaatttcccaaggtaaGAAGTCTCCATGTCGGGATACAAATATGCAATCTCCTCACCAGTGATATAACCTGTTTCGTTGAGCTGACCGGTCAATGTTCCAAGACCCAACATGGCAATCCAAAAAAGGACCGCGGACCTTTCCGTTTTCGTATAAGAGTATTGTTGAGGCCATTTCAGATACATAGCGTCGGTGAACGTACTTAAACGGAAGGATTGGAACAGCTCCATGAATAATCATAGGACCGTGAAGCGTATTGGATATGATGTGAACGTAGCCCTTACGAATATCCTCGTATTGAATTTTTAGGAGGCCATCCTGGAGGGTTCCATGATCAAATTGAGTCCAAATATTTGCAATTGTAGTATTGAAAATTTTGTCTGGTGTTTGATTCTCACTCATGATAGAGATCCACGTCGGGCCATGAAATCGGCCCTCGCTGTCCAGTAGTCCTTCCCTGTGAGTCATGTTAACTCTTTCTCCGCACAAAAGGCCTGTATacagatttatattatttccagCTGTTCGAGTTATatcagttaaaaaaagtatttttgcatCTTTGTCGACTGGTTTAAGCGTATTTCTAAGTTTAATGGTCCATAATGCCTCATTATCCAAAACACTTTTCCTGAAACGAATAAGTCTACTTGGAGCAGGTGCCTCAGACTCAGGAGACAGCTCTTTTTCGCTCGGAAGAGCTGAGATGAGGGAATGTTTTATCAAGGAGTAAACCTCCTCCGGGGCTGGATATGTTTTTTCCCACAACAAATACTTAATACAGTCTTGAGTATCATCTTTAAAAGTAAGGCCATTGGGAGAATATGGATCATATAAAAAGTCTAGATATCGCGGGAAGGTCCCTCCAATAAACGTATTTGTTGAGGAATTAAAAACTAGACTTTGATAGGCATCCATTTGATGGGCAGTTTCGTTCGTATGAATAAAGTCCAAAAGGTAAGAAGTGCCATCCACTATACTTTTCCAATAGTATCCAACTGGTGAGTTCATGGATACTATTTCTGCTCCTATAAGCTCCTTAGAATGAGAAAAGGATCGTTTGAGTCCATGAGGAACACCCTCATGAAAACTGGATATTACGAAACCGGTTTTTCCATTAAAAGTAATCTTTGCGTTCCCTTGGAGAGTGCCATTCACAAAGGTTCCGACAATACTCTCAATATAGGCTCCAGAGTCAAACTTTGTAGGGAATTCGATACATGTGGAATGAAAGTTCTTGTCCGGAGTTATTCCATCAGATCCCAGCTTAAATTTACCAGGGCCATGAAATCTATCCAATGTATCATAtttcccttaaaatataaaaaattaattatgagtaatGATCTTCATGCCATGTCATTAAAATTAAACCGACTCTAAGGAAAGAGACAACATGCTAATCCCTAAtgagaaatataaaattgttatatttatctacaaaaatcccatccctaacaACAACTCGACTCAAATGATGACCATAGTGGAAATAGACAGTTTTATACCAATCAGTAGCGATGTAAAAAATGTCTAAACTTTCAAAAGTGTCACTTACGActaggtttttatttattctcaaccTCGACTATCAAAAGGGAGACCTCGTTATCACAAAACAATCTTTACAAGACTTTATACGTCATGCCTATAACTTATGATCCGTTTCAAAAAGGAGAGGAATACATTTTCTTGTTGATTCCTTgtcccatatatatatactgactTATTGAGGTAACACGAATTATACGCGCTATATGAAATTCGATTTGAAGGAGAGGACTTTTTTAGTAGTAAAACCCgttaaaaagaagatattatttttcaaagttcacttttttatcattttctttgttgtttttttatagtatggTCAGGCAATAGAAACATTTTActcatgataaataatttacaataatgtATGTCAGACAAGATACactgtaaaatttaatcctAATCGggtatttacttaattttcaaTCTGGTCATTTCAACACTGTAAActttaaataatcggaacttaaccaacatttattcagcaacctttttaattgcaagtttatataataagtaatagccaaaaagttttaagtctaggTATCAAGTCAAACAGTTACAGAACACTCCCCTCGttgcaaaattatacaattttgctatGAATATAAAGTTAACATTTtcatcaacaactacaaaaattattgtttacattaatattaagttttcttataatttaatatcataatatacaaaaacgtGATATGAGGGGAATATACCACACAATACCGGAATTCAGAACAACTCCAAACACCGTGTTACGGTAAATCTGCAGAGTTTGAAACTGCGTTTTATATAAGCTAGGCATCTTATtatgtccaagaaaaaaaattgactatgaTATACGAATACGCTAcgcttttaattaaatattacttagttatattttgatacagtatcgaataaaataacatctaggattttaatattatgaaatatatgtatactctatatatatgtaattcattttaaaattgaggaGAAGCAATATTACGATGacgatttttcaatttcttttttgggaATATGTTGCTTGATACAATAATGAAAAGTACTTTCCGTATTTTCTTATTGCCagctattaattaatatttagataacAGTTGTCAATTATCCTATAGATTGAATTGATAATCCTATCAATGACTGAGTATGAAATGGCacgaattataattaatgaaggccctggattgatataaattaatatacaaatcaaaatcctatgtaatacttttttctagtttataatatatgtagtctgctgctttaaatcatacaaaagtCATCTTatgaagagaaataaaaacAGGTTCGAGCAAAACCCTcttcatatttgtttatttcataaagCTGGTCGTTACTGAACTagtttcatcactaattatcttcaatattcttaaagtttattttgtaagtTCGTCAATGCCACATAACTCCGGATAATACCCACTACTACCGctggtaaaataattattcccaTTAGATATATCCTCATTCTTAGCCGGTTCCGACAAaggagtgattttttttcctactacattcaaaacatgattaaaCATTCGTATGTGGTCAAAatagacagagagtaacctgaaggatttgttacggagttatacATGTAAAAATTGTTCAGTAATTTCTTGCCAATATCCTTTGTTATTTCGTTCTTCCCCTCttttccttgtcacagctgattgtagttgattagatcttctctaaaacattcttcaaattgtcagggttaccatgttgattttcggtagcaatttttttaagatccccaaaatacacccgattttcatcacttttattagttttatatatacaacTAATATGTTTTTGCATTGGGTCAATGAATATTGTATTCCATTGAAATGTCTGTCCCCTCGTTACTTATTAGAGattctataatttaaattacgTACCCGTAAATTGATAGCCCGTCCATTTTTCATCCTTTATACATCGACGACTCCTAAACCATGGTGTTGAAGGGATCCACTCATTACGTGTTTTTGGGATTTTAACCTCACATTTGATTGGCTTTGGACTTGATAGCTCCTTTAAATACTCCTTCAATCTGTTGCCCACGTCTTCATTGAAAGTGTAGAGATCATTTGAAGCAAGGAAGGCTGGAGCAATAGCCAAGATCTGAAGGATCCTCAAcacattcattttaaaaaacattgtcTCTCTACTTAAAACGCTAGAGAGAAACTGTACACATCAAAGGCACTCAGGTAACATATATCTGGAGTTTGTACAATGCAGTTTTTGTTCTATACTTAGTCTTCATTTAACCATTTCTTTTCCTAAATacgttgtttacaaaaattggtATACTTAGTTAATCATTTGTGAAATTTAGTCGATTCTTtagtagatatatttaaaaattatgtaatgtgAAAATTTGTAGagcgtcaacataaaacaatcttgaacaaatatcaagaaaaagagaaaatccaactatattattttccttcaaatacTCGTACACCGCATACatgtcaatatttcatagacatagtTGAGTGCGTTATAGGCttcttattcaaattactggaaTGATTATAGATATCCATGAATTTGTTCTATAGTTgtgaatctttatttgattgaagatACTTATATTGTCTCCGATATTGCCTTTCAAATGCAATAAATGTTTGGATGATGGAAACTGCAGGTATTTCACTCGAAATGCACGCAAAAGGTGTAGCcgagggggttggcattagGACCGTAGGAGAGCCAAATAAGTCATTCAAAAGAGTTACGCCGTaaaatgggtttatttcattgttggtaTAAAAAGcagcctctccaccctcacaaggcttgttccactcacttttttatatctctCTGAACAGTCTAGTATTAAGCCCCGAGATCTCTTGGATGGGctttcatggac
Coding sequences within:
- the LOC121126171 gene encoding uncharacterized protein; protein product: MFFKMNVLRILQILAIAPAFLASNDLYTFNEDVGNRLKEYLKELSSPKPIKCEVKIPKTRNEWIPSTPWFRSRRCIKDEKWTGYQFTGKYDTLDRFHGPGKFKLGSDGITPDKNFHSTCIEFPTKFDSGAYIESIVGTFVNGTLQGNAKITFNGKTGFVISSFHEGVPHGLKRSFSHSKELIGAEIVSMNSPVGYYWKSIVDGTSYLLDFIHTNETAHQMDAYQSLVFNSSTNTFIGGTFPRYLDFLYDPYSPNGLTFKDDTQDCIKYLLWEKTYPAPEEVYSLIKHSLISALPSEKELSPESEAPAPSRLIRFRKSVLDNEALWTIKLRNTLKPVDKDAKILFLTDITRTAGNNINLYTGLLCGERVNMTHREGLLDSEGRFHGPTWISIMSENQTPDKIFNTTIANIWTQFDHGTLQDGLLKIQYEDIRKGYVHIISNTLHGPMIIHGAVPILPFKYVHRRYVSEMASTILLYENGKVRGPFLDCHVGSWNIDRSAQRNRLYHW